One window of Methanothermobacter tenebrarum genomic DNA carries:
- a CDS encoding homocitrate synthase family protein, whose product MKYFVSPFNKKIKLKFPEKITIYDTTLRDGEQTPGVCLGTKEKLAIARKLDELGIHQIEAGFPVVSEEERRSVKKIANEGLNAEILALSRTKKEDIETAIDCDVDGIITFIATSDLHLKHKLKLTKEQALNICMKSLEYAKDHGIFVAFSAEDATRTDLDFLKKIYKKAEDYGADRIHIADTVGAITPQGMQFLVKELKKFLNTEIALHCHNDFGLAVANSITGLLAGADAISTTVNGIGERAGNTPLEELIMALLILYGIGLGFNIKVLCELSKLVEKYTHMKVPENKPIVGKNVFRHESGIHVDAVLEEPLTYEPFLPELIGHKRKIVLGKHSGCRAVKAKLKEYGIEVTRDELCKIVEEVKKAREKGRFINDKLFKEIISSVKGPVDM is encoded by the coding sequence TTGAAATACTTCGTAAGCCCCTTCAACAAAAAAATAAAATTAAAATTCCCAGAAAAAATCACAATCTATGACACCACCCTAAGAGACGGAGAACAGACACCAGGAGTCTGCCTAGGAACAAAAGAAAAACTAGCAATAGCAAGAAAACTCGACGAACTAGGAATACACCAAATAGAAGCGGGCTTCCCAGTAGTCTCCGAAGAAGAAAGAAGATCGGTTAAAAAGATCGCGAATGAAGGCCTAAACGCCGAGATACTCGCATTATCGCGTACAAAAAAAGAAGACATAGAAACGGCCATAGACTGCGACGTAGACGGGATAATCACCTTCATAGCCACATCAGACCTACACCTCAAACACAAACTAAAACTAACAAAAGAACAAGCACTAAACATCTGCATGAAATCACTAGAATACGCCAAAGACCATGGAATATTCGTAGCATTCTCAGCCGAGGACGCCACAAGAACCGACCTAGACTTCCTGAAAAAAATCTATAAAAAAGCCGAAGACTACGGAGCCGACCGAATCCACATAGCAGACACAGTAGGCGCCATCACACCCCAGGGCATGCAATTCCTCGTAAAAGAACTCAAAAAATTCCTCAACACCGAAATAGCACTACACTGCCACAACGACTTCGGACTCGCAGTCGCGAACTCGATCACCGGCCTACTAGCCGGAGCAGATGCAATATCCACCACAGTCAACGGGATAGGTGAAAGAGCAGGGAACACACCCCTAGAAGAACTAATAATGGCCCTCCTAATCCTATATGGAATAGGCCTAGGATTCAACATAAAAGTACTCTGCGAACTATCCAAACTCGTGGAAAAATACACACACATGAAAGTCCCAGAAAACAAACCAATAGTAGGAAAAAACGTCTTCAGACACGAATCAGGAATACACGTAGACGCAGTCCTAGAAGAACCACTAACATATGAACCATTCCTACCCGAACTTATAGGACACAAAAGAAAGATAGTCCTAGGCAAACACTCAGGATGCAGAGCAGTTAAAGCAAAACTCAAAGAATACGGGATAGAAGTAACACGAGACGAACTCTGCAAAATAGTGGAAGAAGTTAAAAAAGCCCGAGAAAAAGGAAGATTCATAAATGATAAACTATTTAAAGAAATCATAAGTTCCGTAAAAGGACCAGTAGACATGTAG
- the hacA gene encoding homoaconitase large subunit: protein MNITEKIIAKAAGKKEVQAGEIIQVNVDLAMTHDGTSPPTIQTFKKIAEKTGQKRVWNPKKIVIVYDHNIPPNNIGAAEFQKITREFAKEQKIENIFKHGEGICHQVLPEKGFIKPGTVIIGADSHTCTYGAFGAFATGMGATDMAMIFATGKTWLRVPESMKIEVEGRFQENVTAKDLILHIIGKLGVDGATYKSIEFTGETIKGLSVPERMTICNMTVEMGAKNGIIEPNKATIEYLKKRLPNGKFKIYTPDPNHDYHEEFYFNIDDLEPQIACPNSVDNVKDAKSVLGTHIDEAFLGSCTNGRFKDLKMAAEILKDEKIHEDVRMIIVPASSEIYLKALKKGLIKIFIDAGAIVCNPGCGPCLGAHMGVLGPGEVCISTSNRNFQGRMGDPKSKVYLANPIIVAQSAIKGEISIPE from the coding sequence ATGAACATAACCGAAAAAATAATAGCCAAAGCCGCGGGTAAAAAAGAAGTACAAGCCGGCGAAATCATCCAAGTCAACGTCGACCTTGCAATGACACACGACGGTACAAGCCCGCCCACAATCCAAACCTTCAAAAAAATAGCCGAAAAAACAGGACAAAAAAGAGTGTGGAACCCGAAAAAGATAGTAATAGTCTACGACCACAACATACCACCAAACAACATCGGAGCGGCTGAATTCCAAAAGATAACACGAGAATTCGCAAAAGAACAGAAAATAGAAAACATCTTCAAACACGGAGAAGGCATATGCCACCAAGTACTCCCAGAAAAAGGATTCATAAAACCTGGAACCGTCATAATAGGAGCCGACTCACACACATGCACCTACGGGGCATTCGGAGCATTCGCCACTGGAATGGGCGCCACTGACATGGCCATGATATTCGCCACCGGCAAAACATGGCTAAGAGTCCCAGAGTCGATGAAAATAGAAGTCGAGGGCAGATTCCAAGAAAATGTAACAGCCAAAGACCTCATATTACACATCATAGGAAAACTCGGAGTCGACGGGGCAACCTACAAATCCATCGAATTCACAGGAGAAACCATTAAAGGACTCAGCGTCCCGGAGAGAATGACCATCTGCAACATGACAGTAGAAATGGGGGCCAAAAACGGGATAATAGAACCCAACAAGGCCACCATAGAATACCTTAAAAAAAGACTCCCCAACGGGAAATTCAAAATCTACACACCAGATCCCAATCATGATTACCACGAAGAATTCTACTTTAACATAGACGATCTTGAACCACAAATAGCATGTCCAAACTCAGTTGACAACGTCAAAGATGCCAAAAGTGTCCTCGGGACGCATATAGATGAAGCATTCCTAGGTTCTTGCACAAATGGGAGATTCAAAGACCTTAAAATGGCGGCGGAGATACTGAAAGATGAAAAAATACACGAGGACGTGAGGATGATAATAGTCCCAGCATCCTCAGAAATCTACCTTAAAGCCCTGAAAAAAGGCCTAATAAAAATCTTCATAGACGCGGGGGCAATAGTATGCAACCCAGGCTGCGGCCCATGCCTCGGAGCCCACATGGGAGTCCTAGGCCCCGGAGAAGTTTGCATATCCACCAGTAACAGGAACTTCCAAGGGCGCATGGGAGACCCCAAATCAAAAGTCTACCTCGCAAACCCCATAATAGTAGCCCAGTCAGCCATCAAAGGCGAAATATCCATACCAGAATAA
- the fen gene encoding flap endonuclease-1 → MGVKLKDIIYASKIKIEDLNGRIIAIDAPNTIYQFLSSIRQKDGTPLMDRKGRITSHLSGILYRTSAIIEKGIKVVYVFDGKSPHLKMETITKRKSVRVEAEKKWKEALREGEIEEARKYAVRSARISPEIISTSKKLLDLMGVPFVEAPAEGEAQASHIVQKGDAWAVASQDYDCLLFGAPRIIRNLAVTGRAHELELLELETILKKLKITREQLVDMALLIGTDFNKGIKGIGPKSALKLIKEKGNIYNVLEDLGEELDEEPETLREIFLNPEVTDDYKLSWKSPDKEGIIEFLCHEHGFSEERVRNAIKKMQVEKSIQKSLTDWF, encoded by the coding sequence ATGGGTGTTAAACTCAAGGATATAATATACGCCTCTAAGATAAAAATCGAGGACTTGAATGGGCGCATTATAGCAATCGACGCCCCAAACACCATATACCAGTTCCTCTCCAGTATAAGGCAGAAGGATGGAACACCCCTAATGGACAGAAAAGGCAGAATAACATCACATCTCAGCGGCATACTCTACAGAACCTCAGCAATCATAGAAAAGGGCATAAAAGTAGTCTACGTATTCGATGGTAAAAGCCCACATTTAAAAATGGAAACAATCACAAAAAGGAAATCTGTAAGAGTTGAAGCCGAAAAAAAATGGAAGGAAGCCCTCAGAGAAGGAGAAATCGAAGAAGCCAGAAAATATGCTGTAAGATCCGCCAGGATATCCCCTGAGATAATATCCACTTCAAAAAAACTTCTAGACCTGATGGGAGTCCCATTCGTTGAAGCACCAGCAGAAGGCGAAGCCCAAGCATCCCACATCGTCCAGAAAGGTGACGCATGGGCGGTCGCCTCACAAGACTACGACTGCCTATTATTCGGGGCTCCACGAATCATCAGAAACCTCGCCGTCACCGGCAGAGCACACGAACTAGAACTCCTAGAATTAGAAACAATCCTGAAAAAATTAAAGATCACCAGAGAACAATTAGTCGACATGGCACTACTCATAGGCACAGACTTCAACAAGGGAATAAAAGGGATAGGACCAAAAAGCGCCCTCAAACTGATAAAAGAAAAAGGTAACATCTACAATGTACTAGAAGATCTAGGCGAAGAATTAGACGAAGAACCCGAAACTTTAAGGGAAATTTTCCTCAACCCAGAGGTTACAGACGACTACAAGCTCTCATGGAAGAGCCCCGACAAGGAGGGTATTATAGAATTCCTCTGCCACGAGCACGGATTCTCAGAAGAAAGAGTGCGAAATGCCATAAAGAAAATGCAAGTTGAAAAATCTATCCAGAAAAGTTTGACAGACTGGTTCTAA
- a CDS encoding IGHMBP2 family helicase → MQIKVKEYVKRLLELVEMERKAEIEAMISEIRRLSASKREKIGRAINNLDGKVLGRELGFTLVKYGRKKPIETEISVGDLVLISRGNPLRSDLTGTVAQKGGRFIIVALERVPRWALKNVRIDLYANDITFQRMEDNLKKLNRNTYNVLEFLLGKRKPTKVRRVEFELEDENLNNSQREAISRALASKDFFLIHGPFGTGKTRTLIELILQEVKRGGKLLVTAESNMAVDNILEGLDGKVECVRLGHPQRVSRENIEKSLAYKVENHPDYEKISELEEKVQEVIGEREKYHKPTPALRRGLSDRQILANAMKRRGSRGISPNVMISMAKWIKANRRIDRLYQMMEDIENNIVADILEETPVILSTNSSAALEYLDGVSFDLIVVDEASQATIPSILIPLSRGGRFVLAGDHKQLPPTILNQDAVELEKTLFEELIRLYPYKAYMLDVQYRMNPQLMEFPNMEFYDNRIKAAPGLEDFTIEDLVDDTSCGWELGRELLDPGKPLLFIDTADMEGKFERRVKGSPSLQNQLEADLAVIVSNFFIRRGVKPSDIGIITPYDDQVDLISSHAKVEVNTVDGYQGREKEIIIISMVRSNKEGRIGFLSDLRRLNVSLTRARRKLVIIGDSDTLQAHPSYRRLIRYSIGRGFYYRLGVESVRTSLSNFSG, encoded by the coding sequence TTGCAGATCAAAGTCAAAGAATATGTGAAAAGATTATTAGAACTTGTGGAAATGGAGAGAAAAGCCGAGATCGAGGCCATGATCTCGGAGATAAGGCGTTTATCGGCTTCAAAGCGTGAAAAGATAGGTAGGGCTATTAACAACCTTGATGGGAAGGTCCTTGGCAGGGAACTTGGATTCACCCTGGTCAAGTATGGTAGGAAAAAACCCATCGAAACCGAGATAAGCGTCGGGGATCTTGTACTTATAAGTAGGGGTAACCCGCTTAGAAGCGACCTTACAGGTACCGTGGCCCAGAAGGGTGGCAGATTCATAATCGTGGCCCTGGAAAGGGTGCCAAGGTGGGCTTTGAAAAATGTTAGAATCGACTTATATGCTAATGACATCACATTCCAACGGATGGAGGATAATCTGAAAAAACTTAACAGGAACACTTATAATGTATTAGAGTTCCTCCTAGGGAAGAGGAAGCCCACAAAGGTTAGGAGGGTGGAATTCGAATTAGAAGATGAGAATCTTAACAACTCCCAGAGGGAGGCGATATCAAGGGCATTAGCCTCTAAGGATTTTTTCCTGATCCACGGCCCCTTTGGCACGGGTAAGACAAGAACACTCATCGAACTCATACTCCAGGAGGTTAAAAGAGGTGGGAAATTGCTCGTAACAGCGGAGAGTAACATGGCCGTGGACAATATCCTAGAGGGATTGGATGGGAAAGTTGAATGTGTGAGACTTGGACATCCACAGAGGGTTTCAAGGGAAAACATAGAAAAAAGCCTAGCCTATAAGGTGGAGAATCATCCAGATTATGAGAAGATCTCTGAACTGGAGGAAAAAGTCCAAGAGGTGATAGGGGAAAGGGAGAAATATCATAAGCCCACACCAGCCCTTAGGAGGGGTTTAAGCGACCGTCAGATACTGGCAAATGCTATGAAAAGGAGGGGTAGCAGGGGAATATCACCAAATGTCATGATTTCAATGGCAAAATGGATAAAAGCCAACAGGAGGATAGATAGATTATACCAGATGATGGAGGATATAGAAAATAATATAGTGGCAGATATACTAGAGGAGACCCCTGTTATACTTTCAACTAATTCATCAGCAGCCCTTGAATACCTTGATGGTGTCAGTTTCGATCTTATAGTGGTGGATGAGGCTTCCCAGGCCACTATACCGAGTATTCTCATCCCCCTTTCGCGTGGTGGAAGATTCGTCTTGGCGGGTGATCATAAACAGTTGCCTCCAACTATTTTGAATCAGGATGCTGTTGAATTGGAGAAGACGCTATTTGAAGAATTGATAAGATTGTACCCGTACAAGGCGTACATGTTGGATGTTCAGTATCGTATGAACCCTCAGTTGATGGAATTCCCTAACATGGAGTTTTATGATAATAGAATAAAGGCAGCGCCTGGCCTAGAGGATTTCACTATAGAGGATCTTGTAGATGATACTAGTTGTGGGTGGGAGCTTGGAAGGGAACTTCTAGACCCTGGGAAGCCTCTGCTTTTCATTGACACCGCTGATATGGAGGGCAAGTTTGAGAGGAGGGTTAAGGGGTCGCCTTCGCTCCAGAATCAGTTAGAGGCTGATCTTGCGGTTATAGTATCTAATTTTTTTATTAGAAGGGGTGTTAAACCTTCTGATATTGGTATTATAACACCCTATGATGATCAGGTGGATCTTATATCGTCTCATGCTAAGGTGGAGGTTAACACTGTTGATGGTTATCAGGGTCGTGAAAAGGAGATTATAATAATATCCATGGTGAGGAGTAACAAGGAGGGTAGAATAGGCTTTCTCAGTGATTTAAGACGTCTTAATGTTTCACTTACAAGGGCGAGGAGAAAACTTGTGATTATAGGCGATTCGGATACTCTCCAGGCGCACCCATCCTATAGGAGGCTTATCAGGTATTCTATTGGTAGGGGCTTCTATTATAGGCTTGGGGTGGAATCGGTTAGAACCAGTCTGTCAAACTTTTCTGGATAG
- the serB gene encoding phosphoserine phosphatase SerB — MIKLVVFDLDNVIIDAEAIDEIGKLVGVEKKIMELTKRAMEGEMDFKESIEERVKLLKGAKVDDIKKLAHKLPLMKGAEETIQELKEKGYKIATITGSFDIVANIIGKRLNLDYIICNKLHHKNGLLTGKVTGPLVEKTKYEILQELLEEEGFSFDECVAVGDGANDISMIESAKLGIAFNAKPIVKEKADAIVEKKDLKEIIPFIEELEEADEASLEEVLDKKREYKDKLSATLEERDEFNRKAKEKKELRDELNKKAKENLDLALEFRDKRNEINKMVEENKRLREETNKKIRKLKWSPTGRKRLKLENEIKKIDKIIETQVLDMKKENELVNRANDLRRELAKIQEDEKTQKKALELKKLSEKYHENVVGLSKEAQEYHEKMIEQFQKTDRIRARADEAHKEFVKFMKLASKKHEESKKIIKKIKQANIEIKRIRSRMDRVDTAKTHKRRMLEKKKAEKIYKLFKDGKKLTKDELLLLQRYKIV; from the coding sequence TTGATTAAACTTGTAGTCTTCGACCTTGATAATGTTATAATAGACGCGGAAGCCATAGATGAAATCGGAAAACTAGTGGGAGTTGAGAAAAAGATAATGGAACTCACAAAAAGGGCCATGGAAGGGGAAATGGACTTCAAAGAATCAATAGAAGAAAGGGTGAAACTACTCAAAGGAGCCAAAGTGGATGATATAAAAAAATTGGCCCATAAACTCCCACTGATGAAAGGCGCCGAGGAAACCATCCAAGAGCTCAAGGAGAAAGGCTACAAGATCGCCACAATAACAGGCAGCTTTGATATTGTAGCGAATATAATAGGTAAAAGATTGAACCTAGATTATATAATCTGTAACAAACTACACCACAAAAATGGTCTTTTAACAGGGAAAGTTACCGGACCCCTTGTAGAAAAGACGAAATATGAGATCCTACAGGAACTATTAGAAGAGGAAGGTTTCAGTTTTGATGAGTGCGTCGCTGTAGGTGATGGTGCTAATGACATATCCATGATAGAATCTGCCAAGTTAGGCATAGCATTCAATGCCAAGCCAATAGTCAAAGAAAAAGCAGATGCCATAGTAGAGAAAAAGGACCTCAAGGAGATAATACCCTTCATAGAAGAACTTGAAGAAGCCGATGAGGCAAGCCTCGAGGAAGTCCTCGACAAAAAAAGGGAATACAAGGATAAACTTTCAGCCACACTAGAGGAAAGGGACGAATTCAACAGGAAGGCTAAAGAAAAAAAAGAGCTCCGAGACGAACTCAACAAGAAAGCTAAGGAAAACCTGGATTTAGCCCTCGAATTCAGGGATAAGAGAAATGAAATAAATAAGATGGTTGAAGAGAACAAAAGACTCAGAGAAGAAACCAATAAGAAGATCCGCAAGTTAAAATGGTCACCCACTGGGAGAAAACGTTTAAAATTGGAGAATGAGATCAAAAAAATCGATAAGATAATAGAGACACAAGTCCTAGACATGAAAAAAGAAAACGAACTAGTCAACAGGGCAAACGACCTCAGAAGAGAACTGGCAAAAATACAAGAAGATGAAAAAACACAAAAGAAAGCCCTTGAACTTAAAAAATTATCAGAAAAATACCATGAAAATGTTGTCGGACTCTCCAAAGAAGCCCAGGAATACCATGAAAAGATGATAGAACAATTCCAGAAAACAGACAGGATAAGGGCCAGGGCAGATGAAGCCCATAAAGAGTTCGTGAAATTCATGAAACTAGCATCAAAGAAACATGAAGAGTCAAAAAAGATCATAAAAAAGATAAAACAAGCGAACATTGAAATAAAGAGGATCAGATCAAGGATGGATAGGGTGGACACGGCCAAAACCCACAAAAGGAGGATGCTGGAAAAGAAAAAGGCAGAAAAAATATACAAATTATTCAAGGATGGTAAAAAGCTCACAAAAGACGAGCTATTACTCCTACAAAGATACAAGATAGTATAA
- a CDS encoding chorismate--pyruvate lyase family protein: MDIDVVEEIKRLERVIGPLSNTQKILLATDGSVTRILDVIFGKVNIKTLVQEFREASEEIAEKLDIAAGEKINYRIVLIGNKEPLIHAISYIPLARLNNDFKEDLIRADIPIGKILRKHNIESRREVEKIDIQEPTRELKKIFNTDSLMLTRTYNIIHKDKILIRIKETFPITYFKK, from the coding sequence ATGGATATAGATGTTGTGGAGGAAATCAAAAGACTTGAAAGAGTAATAGGCCCTCTTTCAAACACCCAAAAGATACTACTAGCAACAGATGGTTCAGTTACAAGAATACTCGACGTCATATTCGGGAAAGTGAATATAAAAACCCTAGTACAAGAGTTTAGAGAAGCCAGCGAAGAAATCGCTGAAAAACTTGACATAGCCGCTGGAGAAAAAATAAACTACAGAATAGTCTTAATTGGTAACAAAGAACCCCTCATACACGCGATATCATACATCCCCCTCGCAAGATTAAACAACGATTTTAAAGAAGATCTGATAAGGGCAGACATACCAATCGGGAAAATACTCCGCAAACATAACATCGAATCAAGAAGAGAAGTGGAAAAAATAGACATCCAAGAACCTACAAGAGAACTCAAAAAAATATTCAACACCGACTCATTAATGTTAACACGCACATACAACATCATACACAAAGACAAAATCCTAATAAGGATAAAAGAAACATTCCCCATCACATACTTCAAAAAATAG
- the cyaB gene encoding class IV adenylate cyclase, producing the protein MIEVEVKAKTDPTIKEKLESIGARKIRTEKQEDIYFNAPHKDFKITDEALRIRKTPTKALLTYKGPKIDEKSKTRQEIETEIPNPKKMTRILESLGFKKAHKVVKEREIYQLDDFKATIDKVKGLGTYIEIEKDIKENEDYAEILNKIYKIYKKLGIQKGFQRKSYLELLLE; encoded by the coding sequence TTGATAGAAGTGGAAGTAAAAGCCAAAACAGACCCCACCATAAAAGAGAAACTCGAATCCATCGGAGCCCGGAAGATCAGAACAGAAAAACAAGAAGACATATACTTCAACGCACCCCACAAAGACTTCAAAATCACAGACGAAGCCCTAAGGATAAGAAAAACGCCAACGAAAGCCCTCCTAACATACAAAGGACCTAAAATAGATGAAAAAAGCAAAACCCGACAAGAAATAGAAACAGAAATCCCAAACCCCAAGAAGATGACAAGAATACTAGAATCTCTAGGATTCAAAAAAGCACACAAAGTAGTGAAAGAAAGAGAAATATACCAACTAGACGATTTCAAAGCCACAATAGATAAAGTCAAAGGCCTTGGAACCTACATCGAAATAGAAAAAGATATAAAAGAAAATGAAGACTATGCTGAAATACTCAACAAAATCTACAAAATCTACAAAAAACTAGGAATCCAAAAAGGATTCCAAAGAAAATCATACCTCGAACTACTCCTAGAATGA
- a CDS encoding TATA-box-binding protein, translated as MNDIDIKIENIVASATLGKSIDLTRVSKALKNVDFNREQFPGLVYKLKNPKTAALIFGSGKLVCTGAKSIEDSKRAIKITVDKMRTMDPEIPEDFEIKIQNIVASANLGKPLNLEAVTLGLENTEYEPEQFPGLVYRLDDPKVVLLLFGSGKVVCTGAKSAEDAKLGVERTKARLAELDLI; from the coding sequence TTGAATGATATAGATATTAAAATAGAGAATATAGTAGCCTCTGCAACCCTTGGAAAATCCATAGACCTCACAAGAGTGTCAAAAGCGCTTAAAAACGTTGATTTTAACCGAGAACAGTTCCCGGGACTCGTATATAAGTTGAAGAATCCGAAGACAGCAGCCCTAATATTCGGCTCAGGTAAACTAGTATGTACCGGTGCAAAATCAATCGAAGATTCCAAAAGGGCCATAAAGATAACAGTAGATAAAATGAGGACAATGGATCCTGAAATCCCAGAGGATTTCGAGATCAAAATACAGAACATAGTAGCCTCAGCCAACCTGGGAAAACCACTCAACCTAGAAGCCGTGACCCTTGGCCTTGAAAACACCGAATACGAACCTGAACAGTTCCCGGGACTCGTATACCGTCTGGATGATCCTAAGGTTGTCCTTTTACTCTTCGGATCCGGTAAAGTTGTCTGCACAGGGGCTAAGAGTGCTGAGGATGCTAAGCTTGGCGTTGAAAGGACAAAAGCCCGCCTCGCTGAGTTGGATCTTATTTAA
- the topA gene encoding DNA topoisomerase I: MDEVIICEKPRSSEKIAKALFPKAKKKKYKKTYYWEYQGEDKRTIIIPAVGHLYTLKPKNPSDELFFDLEWAPIPEVDKKKRYIKNYIDAIDSLAKNADKYFHACDYDIEGTLIGYNVLKHICGEEALQKTLRMKFSTLTKNDIIKAYENPIELDYGQVDSGIARHVLDFIFGVNISRSLMRSVKESTNRFIKLSAGRVQTPALSILVDREKAIRKFKPEPYWVIKAILEDGIIALNQRGRIFQENEVEGVLGTCKGKDAIVEEVKINMITRMPPAPFNLGGLQAEAYKVFGLSPKRTQSIAQNLYLEGYISYPRTSSQKLPKTIGYEKILKGLSEDPRFHEKIAKLERPLKPYEGEKEDEAHPAIHPTGLLPEKLGKYERKVYELIVYRFISAFGGKALIESMNTKLNIGGEIFKFSRKRVAKKGWMEQYPYQKIEDEKFPEFEEGEKVPVKEIIAEENETKPPARYNEASLIKEMEKRGLGTKSTRADIISILYDRKYIEGKKIRVTPLGENIIDTLKRYCEKITSEELTRQFEEELKKIMKGKTSKDKVIKKAEEEIISIIEEIENNKEEIGKHLYKAYQKGRIVGECPECGGNLLIRYSGKTKSSFVGCSSFPECRIVYPLPKGARILKSKCEKCGLPLISYGRPRQRACLDPKCGKGEKGKMEVVGKCPECGNDLVKRSGRYGEFIGCKGFPKCRFTASLEEVKGKG, from the coding sequence ATGGACGAAGTCATTATATGTGAAAAACCACGCTCATCAGAAAAAATAGCTAAGGCATTATTCCCAAAGGCAAAAAAGAAGAAATATAAGAAAACATACTATTGGGAATATCAGGGAGAAGATAAAAGAACCATAATCATACCAGCGGTAGGCCACCTTTACACCCTAAAGCCGAAAAATCCCAGTGATGAACTATTTTTCGACCTTGAGTGGGCTCCGATACCTGAAGTTGATAAAAAGAAACGTTATATCAAGAATTATATAGATGCTATTGATAGCTTGGCTAAAAATGCTGATAAATACTTTCATGCTTGTGATTATGACATAGAGGGGACTCTCATAGGCTATAATGTCCTCAAACACATCTGCGGGGAAGAGGCCCTCCAGAAGACTTTGAGGATGAAATTCTCCACACTAACAAAGAATGATATCATAAAAGCCTATGAGAACCCTATAGAACTCGATTATGGCCAGGTGGACAGTGGGATAGCCAGGCACGTGTTGGATTTCATCTTTGGAGTTAATATTTCCCGTTCGTTAATGAGATCGGTTAAAGAATCGACTAACAGGTTCATAAAACTTTCAGCTGGGAGAGTTCAAACCCCTGCTCTTTCTATATTAGTGGATAGGGAGAAGGCCATCCGAAAATTCAAACCAGAACCCTACTGGGTCATAAAAGCCATCCTAGAGGATGGTATAATAGCATTAAACCAGAGGGGTAGGATATTCCAGGAAAATGAAGTTGAAGGTGTGCTGGGAACATGTAAGGGGAAGGATGCCATTGTAGAAGAGGTTAAAATAAACATGATAACTCGGATGCCCCCAGCACCCTTCAATCTTGGGGGTCTTCAAGCGGAGGCATACAAGGTGTTCGGTTTAAGCCCGAAGAGGACCCAGAGCATCGCCCAAAACCTCTACCTTGAAGGTTATATTTCCTATCCGAGGACATCATCCCAGAAGCTTCCAAAAACCATAGGCTATGAGAAGATCCTCAAGGGACTCTCAGAGGATCCGCGGTTCCATGAGAAAATAGCGAAGTTAGAAAGGCCTCTAAAACCATATGAGGGCGAAAAAGAGGATGAGGCGCACCCGGCAATCCACCCCACAGGACTACTACCTGAAAAATTGGGAAAATATGAAAGGAAAGTCTATGAACTGATAGTATACCGGTTCATAAGCGCATTCGGTGGAAAAGCCCTCATAGAATCAATGAATACAAAACTGAATATAGGCGGGGAAATTTTTAAATTTTCAAGAAAGAGGGTTGCGAAGAAGGGTTGGATGGAACAATACCCCTACCAGAAAATAGAAGATGAAAAATTCCCAGAATTCGAAGAGGGGGAAAAAGTCCCAGTCAAGGAGATAATAGCAGAAGAAAATGAGACAAAACCGCCAGCAAGATATAATGAAGCTTCCCTCATAAAAGAGATGGAGAAGAGGGGTCTTGGGACCAAGTCAACAAGGGCGGATATAATCTCAATATTATATGATCGTAAATATATTGAGGGGAAAAAGATCCGGGTAACGCCACTTGGAGAAAATATAATAGACACCCTCAAAAGGTACTGTGAAAAGATAACCAGTGAGGAACTCACAAGACAATTCGAAGAAGAGCTCAAAAAGATAATGAAAGGGAAAACATCAAAGGATAAGGTTATCAAAAAGGCCGAAGAGGAGATCATATCAATAATAGAGGAGATAGAAAATAATAAAGAGGAAATAGGAAAACACCTCTACAAGGCCTACCAGAAGGGGCGCATAGTAGGTGAATGTCCAGAATGTGGAGGAAACCTGCTGATAAGATATTCTGGTAAGACCAAGAGCAGTTTTGTGGGCTGTTCAAGCTTCCCAGAATGTAGGATAGTATACCCCCTACCTAAGGGCGCTCGTATACTGAAAAGCAAATGCGAAAAATGCGGCCTCCCCCTGATATCCTATGGCAGGCCCCGGCAGAGGGCGTGCCTGGACCCAAAGTGTGGCAAGGGTGAAAAGGGGAAAATGGAGGTTGTTGGGAAGTGCCCGGAGTGTGGAAACGACCTCGTGAAACGTTCAGGGAGATATGGTGAATTTATAGGCTGTAAAGGGTTCCCAAAGTGTCGTTTCACAGCCTCACTGGAGGAGGTTAAGGGAAAAGGATAA